Part of the Companilactobacillus zhachilii genome is shown below.
TAATTGTTGATATAAATACATACCACTTTGGAACGATGATTGGTAATTATGTTTTGGGTGCCACTTTAATAATTGTTTCATTGATTTTGAATAAGCCTACTAAGTAACCGCCTACTATAGAAAGGAGGTGAATAAATGATATTTAGATCATTAAGACCGTCTAAGGAACCTTATACAGCATTGGGCAGTGGATATACAGGATTAGGTTATTCAATTAAAGATAACAAAATTGTTTTTAATTCTGATTTGTATCTGCTAGGGATGCTTTAAAAAATTCCGATGTATTCGCAGTTGTAAATAAATTGGCAGAAGACATGGCTAGTGTACATTTCAAGACTAATAATCAATACACAAGTAAGGTTTTAACTAATCCTAGTCAATTAACTAATAGTTTTTCTTTTTGGCGCTCAATGTATGCTCAAATGTTACTTTCAGGTAATGCTTATGCATTAATCTGGGGTGATAAGTCGGGTAGAAGTGACCATTTAGAGTATTTGAGACCGTCTCAAGTAGATATTTATAAATCGGCAGATGAGACTCAACTAACCTATGATATTAATTTTCCTGATACAGAAGAACCAGATATGAAGTCAGTTCCTGCTAGTCAAATTATTCATTTAAAAGGCGTTTCATTAGACGGTGGTTTGATTGGTATTTCGCCATTACGTGCTCTATCTAAAGAAATGCAGCTTCAAGATGCTAATAAGGGCTTGGCGTTAGGAGCGATGAAGAATGGGCTAAACATTACTGGCCTTTTAAAGATCAACAAAGGCGGATTGCTTGAAGGTGAAACAAAAGACAGTGTTCGTAGAGCTTTCGAACAACAGGCGGAAAATGGACATATTGTTGTTCTTGACGATTTGGAGGATTATCAATCATTAGAAGTTAATCGTGATATTTCTAAGCTGCTCTCTTCAACAGATTGGACCAGTGAACAGATAGCTAAGGTTTATGGAGTTCCTCAGGATTACTTAGGAAGCGAATCAGAACATTCAAATATTGAAATGGTAGCCATTCAGTACGCTCAAACAATTGGTCGTTATATTCGTGGAGTTGTTTCAGAATTTAAGCAGAAATTAAATGGTGAGATTGACTACGATGTTAATGCCATTTCTGATATTGACGGGCAACAAGTTGAAAAACGTGTTAGAGGGCTTGTTACCGATAGAGTTATTGGTTATAAGACCGCTCAAAAGATTTTAATTCGTAGTAACTCTGATTTGTTGACTAAAGAGGACATCGTTTCTGGTGATGTTCCGTTTCAAGGTAGCACCATTAAATCGAAAGGAGGTGAGGATACAAATGACGAAGACAATGGAACAAAGAGCGATCAATGACAGCAATTTTAAAGTTGAAAAACGTTCAGAAGACGATGATTTTAATACACTGTCAGGATATGCAATTGTTTTTGATCAACCCAGCGAAAACTTAGGCGGATTCATTGAATACGTTGATCGTTCAGCATTAGATAATGTGGATATGAGCAACGTACAACTGCTTTATAACCATAATATGGACAATATTTTAGCACGTGCGGATAGCAGCACTTTGTCACTTTCAGTAGATGACAGAGGGCTGTTTTTTAATGCTCAAATTCCTAAAACAACGCTTGGCAATGATGTTGCTGAAAATGTTAGAAATGGTAATTTAAAAGGCTGTAGTTTTGGCTTTACCATTGATGATGATGATTGGTCTGACTTAGATGAAGATACTGCTACAAGGCATATCACACAGATTGGCGACCTATTTGAGCTATCAATAACACCAATGCCAGCGTACAAAGAAACATCAGTTTCAAACCGCTCTCTTTCAGAATTTGAGAGCAAAAAAAATAAGAAAGAAGATTCCAATCTAAATAATGAATTGGAACTTTTAAGAATGGAGACAGAATTATATGACAAAAGAAGAACTTCAAAAACAAATTAAAGAAGCTCAAGAATTTATTCGCTCTAAGGATAATCCACAAGAAGATAAGGATAAAAAGGTTAACGAAATTAAGGAACTTACTAGAAGTTTCAAACAAGCTCAAAGTCTTAATGATTTATCCGATGAATTGGGTGAACTAAAGGATGACGTTAAAGAAGATCGTTCAAAGAAATTCCCAGAACAAGGAAAAGGTAAAAAGATTAACCGTAATGAAGATCCACTGAAGGAAATGCGTTCAGCTATTAATGATTATCTACATTCTGGTGGTACAGTTCGTTCAGACAAGCTTCGATTTACAGAAGGTAAGGACAAAGATTTAATTATTCCAACAGAATTAACACGTGATGCACTAGATGGTATTAAATCTGCTGATGTTAATCCAACAATTCCTACATCAATCTCTTACATCCCTCAAGATGAAGTTAAAACTGTTGTAGATTTAGGCAGTTTTGTAAATCATAAGTCTGTCAATACTGCTACTGGTTCATATCCAATTCGTAAGAAGGCTACTGCTAAATTGAATACAGTTGCTGAATTAGAAAAGAACCCTGAACTAGCAAAACCAAATTTCACAGAAATTAGTTACAAAGTTGAAACAAGACGTGGTGCCGAACCAGTTTCACAAGAAAGTATCGATGATTCAGCTGTTGATTTGATTCCATTCTTAGTAAACGATGCTAACGAACAAAAGATTAATACAACTAATGCTGATATTGCAGCAATCTTTGAATCATTTAAACCACTAACTGTTAAGACACTTGATGATATTAAACATATTAACAACGTTGACTTGGACCAAGCATATAATCGTTCAATTGTTGCAACTGGTTCATTCTATCAATGGTTAGATACTTTAAAAGATGGAAACGGTCGTTACCTATTACAAACTGATGTTAAATCTGCTTCTGGTACATCTATTTTCGGTATTCCAGTATTTAAGATTGATGATGATCTATTTGGTGCTAAGGGTGATGCTCATGCGTTTATTGGTGATTTGAATCGTGCTATTTTCTATGCCGATCGTGCACAAATTACTGCAAGATGGGTGGATGACACTGTATATGGTCAATACCTTCAAGTTGGTACTCGTTATGACATCGTTAAGGCTGATGAAAATGCTGGTTTCTTCTTAACGGTTGATAATAAAACT
Proteins encoded:
- a CDS encoding phage major capsid protein, with the protein product MTKEELQKQIKEAQEFIRSKDNPQEDKDKKVNEIKELTRSFKQAQSLNDLSDELGELKDDVKEDRSKKFPEQGKGKKINRNEDPLKEMRSAINDYLHSGGTVRSDKLRFTEGKDKDLIIPTELTRDALDGIKSADVNPTIPTSISYIPQDEVKTVVDLGSFVNHKSVNTATGSYPIRKKATAKLNTVAELEKNPELAKPNFTEISYKVETRRGAEPVSQESIDDSAVDLIPFLVNDANEQKINTTNADIAAIFESFKPLTVKTLDDIKHINNVDLDQAYNRSIVATGSFYQWLDTLKDGNGRYLLQTDVKSASGTSIFGIPVFKIDDDLFGAKGDAHAFIGDLNRAIFYADRAQITARWVDDTVYGQYLQVGTRYDIVKADENAGFFLTVDNKTASAADASNVGTQTAAGK
- a CDS encoding phage portal protein encodes the protein MAEDMASVHFKTNNQYTSKVLTNPSQLTNSFSFWRSMYAQMLLSGNAYALIWGDKSGRSDHLEYLRPSQVDIYKSADETQLTYDINFPDTEEPDMKSVPASQIIHLKGVSLDGGLIGISPLRALSKEMQLQDANKGLALGAMKNGLNITGLLKINKGGLLEGETKDSVRRAFEQQAENGHIVVLDDLEDYQSLEVNRDISKLLSSTDWTSEQIAKVYGVPQDYLGSESEHSNIEMVAIQYAQTIGRYIRGVVSEFKQKLNGEIDYDVNAISDIDGQQVEKRVRGLVTDRVIGYKTAQKILIRSNSDLLTKEDIVSGDVPFQGSTIKSKGGEDTNDEDNGTKSDQ
- a CDS encoding HK97 family phage prohead protease — translated: MTKTMEQRAINDSNFKVEKRSEDDDFNTLSGYAIVFDQPSENLGGFIEYVDRSALDNVDMSNVQLLYNHNMDNILARADSSTLSLSVDDRGLFFNAQIPKTTLGNDVAENVRNGNLKGCSFGFTIDDDDWSDLDEDTATRHITQIGDLFELSITPMPAYKETSVSNRSLSEFESKKNKKEDSNLNNELELLRMETELYDKRRTSKTN